One window from the genome of Anopheles merus strain MAF unplaced genomic scaffold, AmerM5.1 LNR4000668, whole genome shotgun sequence encodes:
- the LOC121602872 gene encoding uncharacterized protein LOC121602872: MLGPPLQPMEAVVLQHEQQRHHHWMLYPPLQPTATVVLWRVQPFLADVQQQQHRWKLRLLIETATVVLRRQRQHSWMLGLPLQPMEAVVLQHEQQRQHHWMLSSPLQPTATVVLRHAQHILAGVTQQHYPD, encoded by the coding sequence ATGCTGGGACCACCGTTGCAGCCGATGGAAGCCGTTGTCCTTCAGCATGAACAGCAGCGACATCACCACTGGATGCTGTACCCACCGTTGCAGCCGACGGCAACCGTTGTTCTCTGGCGTGTACAACCCTTTCTGGCGGAcgtgcagcaacaacaacaccgctGGAAGTTGCGTTTGTTGATCGAAACGGCAACCGTTGTCCTCCGGCGGCAGCGACAACACTCCTGGATGCTGGGACTACCGTTGCAGCCGATGGAAGCCGTTGTCCTTCAGCATGAACAGCAGCGACAACACCACTGGATGCTGTCCTCACCGTTGCAGCCGACGGCAACCGTTGTGCTCCGGCATGCACAACACATCCTGGCGGGCGTGACACAACAACACTATCCGGACTAG